A DNA window from Hypomesus transpacificus isolate Combined female chromosome 24, fHypTra1, whole genome shotgun sequence contains the following coding sequences:
- the LOC124486533 gene encoding ATP-dependent RNA helicase DDX4-like isoform X3 yields MGNNKFEGVRMDRNSPMRQNPATEDCSTKAPPPAKGATTITYGVFTGTSTNNDGGNSLWNNGGQFGGQVSGKGGVRGGGFTTPAEDGSSNSDNHRRSTFGEVNSWGGIRGGRGSRGGRDSARCLSSDASDTGPEKGSEPNGNDNDSGSSRNRENVIEGRGDRSTIDGGSDGFSNSFPDASNDDNLDENHNAGPKVTYVPPPPPEDETSIFSQFQKGVNFDKFDNIQVEVRGRDPPPAIMSFEEAGLCPNLSRNITKSGYKKPTPVQKHSIPIVSTGRDLLACAQTGSGKTAAFLLPILQTLMSDGVTADGFKQIQEPEVIIVAPTRELINQIYLDARKFSYGGCLRPVVVYGGISSAYAIREVMRGCNVLCGTPGRLMDIIGRGKVGVRKLRYLVLDEADQMLDMGFEPAIRSLVGSPGMPPKEERQTLLFSATYPEDIQRLAADFLRTDYIFLAVGQVGGACCDVEQSVIQVTQFSKRDQLVELLQTTGPERTLVFVGSRKKADFIATFLSQVKIPTTSIHGDREQQEREVALHDFRSGKYPVLVATSVAARGLDIEHVQHVVNFDLPSGIDEYVQRIGRTGRCGNTGRAVSFFEPDADTPLAHSLVKVLEGVFTCCFI; encoded by the exons ATGGGGAACAACAAATTTGAAGGGGTAAGAATGGATCGAAATTCCCCGATGCGGCAGAATCCAGCGACCGAGGATTGCAGCACCAAGGCACCACCACCAGCTAAAGGAGCTACAACAATAACATACGGG GTGTTCACTGGGACTTCAACCAATAATG ATGGTGGAAACAGTTTGTGGAACAATGGAGGGCAATTTGGGGGACAGGTCAGTGGTAAAG gtggagtcaggggAGGAGGCTTCACCACCCCAGCAGAGGACGGAAGCTCCAACTCAG ATAATCATAGACGTTCAACCTTTGGAGAGGTTAATTCCTGGGGAGGCATACGAG GAGGtcgagggagcagaggaggaagggataGTGCACGATGCTTGAGCAGTGACGCTTCTGATACAGGACCTGAAAAAG GGAGTGAGCCCAATGGGAACGATAACG ACAGTGGAAGTTCACGGAACAGAGAAAATGTAATTGAAGGAAGAG GTGACAGAAGCACAATAGATGGAGGAAGTGATGGATTCAGCAATTCATTCCCTG ATGCATCCAACGATGACAACTTGGATGAAAACCACAATGCAG GTCCCAAGGTGACGTATgtgccacctccccctcctgaaGACGAGACCTCCATCTTCTCTCAGTTCCAGAAGGGGGTCAACTTTGACAAGTTTGATAACATCCAGGTGGAGGTACGTGGGAGAGACCCTCCACCTGCCATCATG TCATTTGAGGAGGCTGGTCTGTGTCCGAACCTGAGCAGGAACATCACCAAGTCTGGCTACAAGAAGCCCACTCCAGTCCAGAAACACAGCATCCCTATCGTATCCACTGGACGAGACCTGCTGGCCTGTGCCCAGACTGGATCAGGGAAAACG gcTGCCTTCCTGCTCCCTATCCTCCAGACCCTGATGTCCGACGGTGTCACGGCAGATGGTTTCAAGCAGATCCAGGAGCCCGAGGTCATCATTGTGGCGCCCACCAGGGAACTCATCAACCAGATCTACCTCGATGCTCGGAAGTTCTCCTACGG TGGTTGTTTGCGCCCGGTGGTCGTGTATGGAGGGATCAGTTCGGCCTACGCCATTCGGGAGGTGATGCGGGGGTGCAACGTGCTGTGTGGGACTCCAGGAAGGCTGATGGATATCATCGGCAGAGGAAAG GTAGGAGTCAGGAAGCTGCGCTACCTGGTTCTGGACGAGGCAGACCAGATGTTGGACATGGGCTTTGAACCCGCCATACGTTCCCTCGTGGGGTCACCTGGAATGCCCCCTAAAGAGGAACGTCAGACGCTACTGTTCAGCGCCACATACCCTGAGGACATTCAAAG GTTGGCTGCCGACTTCCTTCGAACGGACTACATCTTCCTGGCGGTGGGTCAGGTGGGAGGAGCCTGCTGCGATGTGGAGCAGAGCGTGATCCAGGTCACCCAGTTCTCCAAGAGAGACCAACTGGTGGAGCTGCTGCAGACGACAG GCCCCGAGCGAACTCTGGTGTTTGTAGGGTCTAGGAAGAAGGCGGATTTCATCGCCACCTTTCTCTCCCAGGTCAAGATTCCCACCACAAGCATCCACGG AGACAGGGAGCAGCAGGAACGGGAGGTAGCCCTACACGATTTCCGTTCCGGTAAGTATCCTGTCCTGGTGGCCACATCGGTGGCAGCACGAGGCCTGGATATCGAGCATGTGCAGCACGTGGTGAACTTTGACCTTCCCTCCGGCATCGATGAGTATGTGCAACGCATCGGAAGGACTGGTCGCTGTGGCAACACTGGACGGGCAGTGTCGTTCTTTGAGCCAGATGCTGACACGCCATTGGCTCACTCCCTGGTCAAAGTTCTGGAAGGGGTATTTACATGTTGTTTTATTTAG
- the LOC124486533 gene encoding ATP-dependent RNA helicase DDX4-like isoform X1 — protein sequence MGNNKFEGVRMDRNSPMRQNPATEDCSTKAPPPAKGATTITYGFFKKSPDPLSLKTKMGENWDEEEIQVFTGTSTNNDGGNSLWNNGGQFGGQVSGKGGVRGGGFTTPAEDGSSNSDNHRRSTFGEVNSWGGIRGGRGSRGGRDSARCLSSDASDTGPEKGSEPNGNDNDSGSSRNRENVIEGRGDRSTIDGGSDGFSNSFPDASNDDNLDENHNAGPKVTYVPPPPPEDETSIFSQFQKGVNFDKFDNIQVEVRGRDPPPAIMSFEEAGLCPNLSRNITKSGYKKPTPVQKHSIPIVSTGRDLLACAQTGSGKTAAFLLPILQTLMSDGVTADGFKQIQEPEVIIVAPTRELINQIYLDARKFSYGGCLRPVVVYGGISSAYAIREVMRGCNVLCGTPGRLMDIIGRGKVGVRKLRYLVLDEADQMLDMGFEPAIRSLVGSPGMPPKEERQTLLFSATYPEDIQRLAADFLRTDYIFLAVGQVGGACCDVEQSVIQVTQFSKRDQLVELLQTTGPERTLVFVGSRKKADFIATFLSQVKIPTTSIHGDREQQEREVALHDFRSGKYPVLVATSVAARGLDIEHVQHVVNFDLPSGIDEYVQRIGRTGRCGNTGRAVSFFEPDADTPLAHSLVKVLEGVFTCCFI from the exons ATGGGGAACAACAAATTTGAAGGGGTAAGAATGGATCGAAATTCCCCGATGCGGCAGAATCCAGCGACCGAGGATTGCAGCACCAAGGCACCACCACCAGCTAAAGGAGCTACAACAATAACATACGGG TTTTTCAAGAAATCACCTGATCCTCTGAGCCTAAAAACAAAAATGGGTGAGAATTGGGACGAAGAGGAAATCCAG GTGTTCACTGGGACTTCAACCAATAATG ATGGTGGAAACAGTTTGTGGAACAATGGAGGGCAATTTGGGGGACAGGTCAGTGGTAAAG gtggagtcaggggAGGAGGCTTCACCACCCCAGCAGAGGACGGAAGCTCCAACTCAG ATAATCATAGACGTTCAACCTTTGGAGAGGTTAATTCCTGGGGAGGCATACGAG GAGGtcgagggagcagaggaggaagggataGTGCACGATGCTTGAGCAGTGACGCTTCTGATACAGGACCTGAAAAAG GGAGTGAGCCCAATGGGAACGATAACG ACAGTGGAAGTTCACGGAACAGAGAAAATGTAATTGAAGGAAGAG GTGACAGAAGCACAATAGATGGAGGAAGTGATGGATTCAGCAATTCATTCCCTG ATGCATCCAACGATGACAACTTGGATGAAAACCACAATGCAG GTCCCAAGGTGACGTATgtgccacctccccctcctgaaGACGAGACCTCCATCTTCTCTCAGTTCCAGAAGGGGGTCAACTTTGACAAGTTTGATAACATCCAGGTGGAGGTACGTGGGAGAGACCCTCCACCTGCCATCATG TCATTTGAGGAGGCTGGTCTGTGTCCGAACCTGAGCAGGAACATCACCAAGTCTGGCTACAAGAAGCCCACTCCAGTCCAGAAACACAGCATCCCTATCGTATCCACTGGACGAGACCTGCTGGCCTGTGCCCAGACTGGATCAGGGAAAACG gcTGCCTTCCTGCTCCCTATCCTCCAGACCCTGATGTCCGACGGTGTCACGGCAGATGGTTTCAAGCAGATCCAGGAGCCCGAGGTCATCATTGTGGCGCCCACCAGGGAACTCATCAACCAGATCTACCTCGATGCTCGGAAGTTCTCCTACGG TGGTTGTTTGCGCCCGGTGGTCGTGTATGGAGGGATCAGTTCGGCCTACGCCATTCGGGAGGTGATGCGGGGGTGCAACGTGCTGTGTGGGACTCCAGGAAGGCTGATGGATATCATCGGCAGAGGAAAG GTAGGAGTCAGGAAGCTGCGCTACCTGGTTCTGGACGAGGCAGACCAGATGTTGGACATGGGCTTTGAACCCGCCATACGTTCCCTCGTGGGGTCACCTGGAATGCCCCCTAAAGAGGAACGTCAGACGCTACTGTTCAGCGCCACATACCCTGAGGACATTCAAAG GTTGGCTGCCGACTTCCTTCGAACGGACTACATCTTCCTGGCGGTGGGTCAGGTGGGAGGAGCCTGCTGCGATGTGGAGCAGAGCGTGATCCAGGTCACCCAGTTCTCCAAGAGAGACCAACTGGTGGAGCTGCTGCAGACGACAG GCCCCGAGCGAACTCTGGTGTTTGTAGGGTCTAGGAAGAAGGCGGATTTCATCGCCACCTTTCTCTCCCAGGTCAAGATTCCCACCACAAGCATCCACGG AGACAGGGAGCAGCAGGAACGGGAGGTAGCCCTACACGATTTCCGTTCCGGTAAGTATCCTGTCCTGGTGGCCACATCGGTGGCAGCACGAGGCCTGGATATCGAGCATGTGCAGCACGTGGTGAACTTTGACCTTCCCTCCGGCATCGATGAGTATGTGCAACGCATCGGAAGGACTGGTCGCTGTGGCAACACTGGACGGGCAGTGTCGTTCTTTGAGCCAGATGCTGACACGCCATTGGCTCACTCCCTGGTCAAAGTTCTGGAAGGGGTATTTACATGTTGTTTTATTTAG
- the LOC124486533 gene encoding ATP-dependent RNA helicase DDX4-like isoform X2 yields the protein MGNNKFEGVRMDRNSPMRQNPATEDCSTKAPPPAKGATTITYGFFKKSPDPLSLKTKMGENWDEEEIQVFTGTSTNNDGGNSLWNNGGQFGGQVSGKGGVRGGGFTTPAEDGSSNSDNHRRSTFGEVNSWGGIRGGRGSRGGRDSARCLSSDASDTGPEKGSEPNGNDNDSGSSRNRENVIEGRGDRSTIDGGSDGFSNSFPDASNDDNLDENHNAGPKVTYVPPPPPEDETSIFSQFQKGVNFDKFDNIQVESFEEAGLCPNLSRNITKSGYKKPTPVQKHSIPIVSTGRDLLACAQTGSGKTAAFLLPILQTLMSDGVTADGFKQIQEPEVIIVAPTRELINQIYLDARKFSYGGCLRPVVVYGGISSAYAIREVMRGCNVLCGTPGRLMDIIGRGKVGVRKLRYLVLDEADQMLDMGFEPAIRSLVGSPGMPPKEERQTLLFSATYPEDIQRLAADFLRTDYIFLAVGQVGGACCDVEQSVIQVTQFSKRDQLVELLQTTGPERTLVFVGSRKKADFIATFLSQVKIPTTSIHGDREQQEREVALHDFRSGKYPVLVATSVAARGLDIEHVQHVVNFDLPSGIDEYVQRIGRTGRCGNTGRAVSFFEPDADTPLAHSLVKVLEGVFTCCFI from the exons ATGGGGAACAACAAATTTGAAGGGGTAAGAATGGATCGAAATTCCCCGATGCGGCAGAATCCAGCGACCGAGGATTGCAGCACCAAGGCACCACCACCAGCTAAAGGAGCTACAACAATAACATACGGG TTTTTCAAGAAATCACCTGATCCTCTGAGCCTAAAAACAAAAATGGGTGAGAATTGGGACGAAGAGGAAATCCAG GTGTTCACTGGGACTTCAACCAATAATG ATGGTGGAAACAGTTTGTGGAACAATGGAGGGCAATTTGGGGGACAGGTCAGTGGTAAAG gtggagtcaggggAGGAGGCTTCACCACCCCAGCAGAGGACGGAAGCTCCAACTCAG ATAATCATAGACGTTCAACCTTTGGAGAGGTTAATTCCTGGGGAGGCATACGAG GAGGtcgagggagcagaggaggaagggataGTGCACGATGCTTGAGCAGTGACGCTTCTGATACAGGACCTGAAAAAG GGAGTGAGCCCAATGGGAACGATAACG ACAGTGGAAGTTCACGGAACAGAGAAAATGTAATTGAAGGAAGAG GTGACAGAAGCACAATAGATGGAGGAAGTGATGGATTCAGCAATTCATTCCCTG ATGCATCCAACGATGACAACTTGGATGAAAACCACAATGCAG GTCCCAAGGTGACGTATgtgccacctccccctcctgaaGACGAGACCTCCATCTTCTCTCAGTTCCAGAAGGGGGTCAACTTTGACAAGTTTGATAACATCCAGGTGGAG TCATTTGAGGAGGCTGGTCTGTGTCCGAACCTGAGCAGGAACATCACCAAGTCTGGCTACAAGAAGCCCACTCCAGTCCAGAAACACAGCATCCCTATCGTATCCACTGGACGAGACCTGCTGGCCTGTGCCCAGACTGGATCAGGGAAAACG gcTGCCTTCCTGCTCCCTATCCTCCAGACCCTGATGTCCGACGGTGTCACGGCAGATGGTTTCAAGCAGATCCAGGAGCCCGAGGTCATCATTGTGGCGCCCACCAGGGAACTCATCAACCAGATCTACCTCGATGCTCGGAAGTTCTCCTACGG TGGTTGTTTGCGCCCGGTGGTCGTGTATGGAGGGATCAGTTCGGCCTACGCCATTCGGGAGGTGATGCGGGGGTGCAACGTGCTGTGTGGGACTCCAGGAAGGCTGATGGATATCATCGGCAGAGGAAAG GTAGGAGTCAGGAAGCTGCGCTACCTGGTTCTGGACGAGGCAGACCAGATGTTGGACATGGGCTTTGAACCCGCCATACGTTCCCTCGTGGGGTCACCTGGAATGCCCCCTAAAGAGGAACGTCAGACGCTACTGTTCAGCGCCACATACCCTGAGGACATTCAAAG GTTGGCTGCCGACTTCCTTCGAACGGACTACATCTTCCTGGCGGTGGGTCAGGTGGGAGGAGCCTGCTGCGATGTGGAGCAGAGCGTGATCCAGGTCACCCAGTTCTCCAAGAGAGACCAACTGGTGGAGCTGCTGCAGACGACAG GCCCCGAGCGAACTCTGGTGTTTGTAGGGTCTAGGAAGAAGGCGGATTTCATCGCCACCTTTCTCTCCCAGGTCAAGATTCCCACCACAAGCATCCACGG AGACAGGGAGCAGCAGGAACGGGAGGTAGCCCTACACGATTTCCGTTCCGGTAAGTATCCTGTCCTGGTGGCCACATCGGTGGCAGCACGAGGCCTGGATATCGAGCATGTGCAGCACGTGGTGAACTTTGACCTTCCCTCCGGCATCGATGAGTATGTGCAACGCATCGGAAGGACTGGTCGCTGTGGCAACACTGGACGGGCAGTGTCGTTCTTTGAGCCAGATGCTGACACGCCATTGGCTCACTCCCTGGTCAAAGTTCTGGAAGGGGTATTTACATGTTGTTTTATTTAG
- the LOC124486533 gene encoding ATP-dependent RNA helicase DDX4-like isoform X4 translates to MGENWDEEEIQVFTGTSTNNDGGNSLWNNGGQFGGQVSGKGGVRGGGFTTPAEDGSSNSDNHRRSTFGEVNSWGGIRGGRGSRGGRDSARCLSSDASDTGPEKGSEPNGNDNDSGSSRNRENVIEGRGDRSTIDGGSDGFSNSFPDASNDDNLDENHNAGPKVTYVPPPPPEDETSIFSQFQKGVNFDKFDNIQVEVRGRDPPPAIMSFEEAGLCPNLSRNITKSGYKKPTPVQKHSIPIVSTGRDLLACAQTGSGKTAAFLLPILQTLMSDGVTADGFKQIQEPEVIIVAPTRELINQIYLDARKFSYGGCLRPVVVYGGISSAYAIREVMRGCNVLCGTPGRLMDIIGRGKVGVRKLRYLVLDEADQMLDMGFEPAIRSLVGSPGMPPKEERQTLLFSATYPEDIQRLAADFLRTDYIFLAVGQVGGACCDVEQSVIQVTQFSKRDQLVELLQTTGPERTLVFVGSRKKADFIATFLSQVKIPTTSIHGDREQQEREVALHDFRSGKYPVLVATSVAARGLDIEHVQHVVNFDLPSGIDEYVQRIGRTGRCGNTGRAVSFFEPDADTPLAHSLVKVLEGVFTCCFI, encoded by the exons ATGGGTGAGAATTGGGACGAAGAGGAAATCCAG GTGTTCACTGGGACTTCAACCAATAATG ATGGTGGAAACAGTTTGTGGAACAATGGAGGGCAATTTGGGGGACAGGTCAGTGGTAAAG gtggagtcaggggAGGAGGCTTCACCACCCCAGCAGAGGACGGAAGCTCCAACTCAG ATAATCATAGACGTTCAACCTTTGGAGAGGTTAATTCCTGGGGAGGCATACGAG GAGGtcgagggagcagaggaggaagggataGTGCACGATGCTTGAGCAGTGACGCTTCTGATACAGGACCTGAAAAAG GGAGTGAGCCCAATGGGAACGATAACG ACAGTGGAAGTTCACGGAACAGAGAAAATGTAATTGAAGGAAGAG GTGACAGAAGCACAATAGATGGAGGAAGTGATGGATTCAGCAATTCATTCCCTG ATGCATCCAACGATGACAACTTGGATGAAAACCACAATGCAG GTCCCAAGGTGACGTATgtgccacctccccctcctgaaGACGAGACCTCCATCTTCTCTCAGTTCCAGAAGGGGGTCAACTTTGACAAGTTTGATAACATCCAGGTGGAGGTACGTGGGAGAGACCCTCCACCTGCCATCATG TCATTTGAGGAGGCTGGTCTGTGTCCGAACCTGAGCAGGAACATCACCAAGTCTGGCTACAAGAAGCCCACTCCAGTCCAGAAACACAGCATCCCTATCGTATCCACTGGACGAGACCTGCTGGCCTGTGCCCAGACTGGATCAGGGAAAACG gcTGCCTTCCTGCTCCCTATCCTCCAGACCCTGATGTCCGACGGTGTCACGGCAGATGGTTTCAAGCAGATCCAGGAGCCCGAGGTCATCATTGTGGCGCCCACCAGGGAACTCATCAACCAGATCTACCTCGATGCTCGGAAGTTCTCCTACGG TGGTTGTTTGCGCCCGGTGGTCGTGTATGGAGGGATCAGTTCGGCCTACGCCATTCGGGAGGTGATGCGGGGGTGCAACGTGCTGTGTGGGACTCCAGGAAGGCTGATGGATATCATCGGCAGAGGAAAG GTAGGAGTCAGGAAGCTGCGCTACCTGGTTCTGGACGAGGCAGACCAGATGTTGGACATGGGCTTTGAACCCGCCATACGTTCCCTCGTGGGGTCACCTGGAATGCCCCCTAAAGAGGAACGTCAGACGCTACTGTTCAGCGCCACATACCCTGAGGACATTCAAAG GTTGGCTGCCGACTTCCTTCGAACGGACTACATCTTCCTGGCGGTGGGTCAGGTGGGAGGAGCCTGCTGCGATGTGGAGCAGAGCGTGATCCAGGTCACCCAGTTCTCCAAGAGAGACCAACTGGTGGAGCTGCTGCAGACGACAG GCCCCGAGCGAACTCTGGTGTTTGTAGGGTCTAGGAAGAAGGCGGATTTCATCGCCACCTTTCTCTCCCAGGTCAAGATTCCCACCACAAGCATCCACGG AGACAGGGAGCAGCAGGAACGGGAGGTAGCCCTACACGATTTCCGTTCCGGTAAGTATCCTGTCCTGGTGGCCACATCGGTGGCAGCACGAGGCCTGGATATCGAGCATGTGCAGCACGTGGTGAACTTTGACCTTCCCTCCGGCATCGATGAGTATGTGCAACGCATCGGAAGGACTGGTCGCTGTGGCAACACTGGACGGGCAGTGTCGTTCTTTGAGCCAGATGCTGACACGCCATTGGCTCACTCCCTGGTCAAAGTTCTGGAAGGGGTATTTACATGTTGTTTTATTTAG
- the LOC124486533 gene encoding ATP-dependent RNA helicase DDX4-like isoform X5: protein MGNNKFEGVRMDRNSPMRQNPATEDCSTKAPPPAKGATTITYGFFKKSPDPLSLKTKMGENWDEEEIQVFTGTSTNNDGGNSLWNNGGQFGGQVSGKGGVRGGGFTTPAEDGSSNSDNHRRSTFGEVNSWGGIRGGRGSRGGRDSARCLSSDASDTGPEKGSEPNGNDNDSGSSRNRENVIEGRGDRSTIDGGSDGFSNSFPDASNDDNLDENHNAGPKVTYVPPPPPEDETSIFSQFQKGVNFDKFDNIQVEVRGRDPPPAIMSFEEAGLCPNLSRNITKSGYKKPTPVQKHSIPIVSTGRDLLACAQTGSGKTAAFLLPILQTLMSDGVTADGFKQIQEPEVIIVAPTRELINQIYLDARKFSYGGCLRPVVVYGGISSAYAIREVMRGCNVLCGTPGRLMDIIGRGKVGVRKLRYLVLDEADQMLDMGFEPAIRSLVGSPGMPPKEERQTLLFSATYPEDIQRWEEPAAMWSRA from the exons ATGGGGAACAACAAATTTGAAGGGGTAAGAATGGATCGAAATTCCCCGATGCGGCAGAATCCAGCGACCGAGGATTGCAGCACCAAGGCACCACCACCAGCTAAAGGAGCTACAACAATAACATACGGG TTTTTCAAGAAATCACCTGATCCTCTGAGCCTAAAAACAAAAATGGGTGAGAATTGGGACGAAGAGGAAATCCAG GTGTTCACTGGGACTTCAACCAATAATG ATGGTGGAAACAGTTTGTGGAACAATGGAGGGCAATTTGGGGGACAGGTCAGTGGTAAAG gtggagtcaggggAGGAGGCTTCACCACCCCAGCAGAGGACGGAAGCTCCAACTCAG ATAATCATAGACGTTCAACCTTTGGAGAGGTTAATTCCTGGGGAGGCATACGAG GAGGtcgagggagcagaggaggaagggataGTGCACGATGCTTGAGCAGTGACGCTTCTGATACAGGACCTGAAAAAG GGAGTGAGCCCAATGGGAACGATAACG ACAGTGGAAGTTCACGGAACAGAGAAAATGTAATTGAAGGAAGAG GTGACAGAAGCACAATAGATGGAGGAAGTGATGGATTCAGCAATTCATTCCCTG ATGCATCCAACGATGACAACTTGGATGAAAACCACAATGCAG GTCCCAAGGTGACGTATgtgccacctccccctcctgaaGACGAGACCTCCATCTTCTCTCAGTTCCAGAAGGGGGTCAACTTTGACAAGTTTGATAACATCCAGGTGGAGGTACGTGGGAGAGACCCTCCACCTGCCATCATG TCATTTGAGGAGGCTGGTCTGTGTCCGAACCTGAGCAGGAACATCACCAAGTCTGGCTACAAGAAGCCCACTCCAGTCCAGAAACACAGCATCCCTATCGTATCCACTGGACGAGACCTGCTGGCCTGTGCCCAGACTGGATCAGGGAAAACG gcTGCCTTCCTGCTCCCTATCCTCCAGACCCTGATGTCCGACGGTGTCACGGCAGATGGTTTCAAGCAGATCCAGGAGCCCGAGGTCATCATTGTGGCGCCCACCAGGGAACTCATCAACCAGATCTACCTCGATGCTCGGAAGTTCTCCTACGG TGGTTGTTTGCGCCCGGTGGTCGTGTATGGAGGGATCAGTTCGGCCTACGCCATTCGGGAGGTGATGCGGGGGTGCAACGTGCTGTGTGGGACTCCAGGAAGGCTGATGGATATCATCGGCAGAGGAAAG GTAGGAGTCAGGAAGCTGCGCTACCTGGTTCTGGACGAGGCAGACCAGATGTTGGACATGGGCTTTGAACCCGCCATACGTTCCCTCGTGGGGTCACCTGGAATGCCCCCTAAAGAGGAACGTCAGACGCTACTGTTCAGCGCCACATACCCTGAGGACATTCAAAG GTGGGAGGAGCCTGCTGCGATGTGGAGCAGAGCGTGA